Proteins from a single region of Streptomyces sp. HUAS 15-9:
- a CDS encoding ABC transporter ATP-binding protein, which produces MSDVLELQDVSVVREGRALVDQVSWSVKEGERWVILGPNGAGKTTLLNVASSYLYPSKGTATILGETLGTPGTDVFELRPRIGVAGIAMADKLPKRQTVLETVLTAAYGMTAHWHEDYEEVDEQRARAFLDRLGMTDYLERKFGTLSEGERKRTLIARALMTDPELLLLDEPAAGLDLGGREDLVRRLGRLARDPIAPSMIMVTHHVEEIAPGFTHVLMLRQGKVLAAGPLELELTSRNLSLCFGLPLVVEQVGDRWTAQGLPLS; this is translated from the coding sequence ATGAGCGATGTTCTGGAGCTTCAGGACGTATCCGTGGTCCGTGAGGGCCGGGCTCTGGTGGACCAGGTCTCCTGGTCGGTGAAGGAGGGCGAGCGCTGGGTCATCCTCGGCCCCAACGGCGCCGGCAAGACCACCCTCCTGAACGTCGCCTCCAGCTACCTCTACCCCAGCAAGGGCACCGCCACCATCCTCGGTGAGACCCTCGGCACACCCGGCACCGACGTCTTCGAGCTGCGCCCCCGCATCGGCGTGGCCGGCATCGCCATGGCCGACAAGCTCCCCAAGCGCCAGACCGTCCTCGAGACCGTGCTGACCGCCGCGTACGGCATGACCGCGCACTGGCACGAGGACTACGAGGAGGTCGACGAGCAGCGTGCCCGCGCCTTCCTCGACCGCCTCGGCATGACCGACTACCTGGAGCGCAAGTTCGGCACGCTCTCCGAGGGCGAGCGCAAGCGCACCCTCATCGCCCGCGCCCTGATGACCGACCCCGAACTGCTCCTGCTGGACGAGCCCGCCGCCGGCCTCGACCTCGGCGGCCGTGAGGACCTGGTCCGCCGCCTCGGCCGCCTCGCCCGCGACCCGATCGCCCCCTCCATGATCATGGTCACCCACCATGTCGAGGAGATCGCCCCCGGCTTCACCCACGTCCTCATGCTCCGCCAGGGCAAGGTCCTCGCCGCGGGCCCGCTGGAGCTCGAGCTCACTTCGCGCAACCTCTCCCTCTGCTTCGGCCTCCCGCTCGTCGTGGAGCAGGTCGGCGACCGCTGGACCGCCCAGGGTCTGCCGCTGTCCTGA